A single region of the Lycium barbarum isolate Lr01 chromosome 2, ASM1917538v2, whole genome shotgun sequence genome encodes:
- the LOC132628152 gene encoding probable prolyl 4-hydroxylase 3, producing the protein MAKGRLNRHQGKRSSTVVLVLSMLLMLTVVLLMLLALGIFNLPVGSDDETSSTHDRIKFKRFNLDIGEGDGLGKRGEQWTEILSWEPRAFLYHNFLSKEECEYLINQAKPHMAKSTVVDSKTGQSKDSRVRTSSGMFLRRGRDKIIRNIEKRIADFSFIPVEHGEGLQVLHYEAGQKYEPHFDYFLDEFNTQNGGQRIATVLMYLSDVEEGGETVFPAAKGNFSSRPGWNELSECAKKGLSVKPKMGDALLFWSMRPDASLDPSSLHGGCPVIKGNKWSSTKWMHVGEYKN; encoded by the exons ATGGCGAAAGGGAGGTTAAATCGGCATCAAGGAAAGAGATCATCAACAGTGGTTTTAGTACTTTCAATGCTTTTAATGCTAACAGTTGTTCTTCTAATGCTTCTCGCTTTAGGCATTTTTAATCTTCCTGTTGGTTCCGATGATGAAACGTCCTCTACTCACGATCGCATCAAGTTCAAACGCTTCAATTTAGATAT AGGCGAAGGCGATGGACTAGGGAAAAGAGGGGAACAGTGGACCGAGATCTTGTCTTGGGAGCCTCGTGCCTTTCTTTACCACAATTTCTTG TCCAAGGaagaatgtgaatacttgataaATCAAGCTAAACCTCACATGGCAAAGTCAACAGTTGTTGATAGCAAAACCGGTCAGAGTAAAGATAGCAG GGTTCGTACAAGTTCGGGAATGTTTTTGAGGAGGGGACGAGATAAAATTATCAGAAATATTGAGAAGAGGATAGCAGATTTTTCATTCATTCCTGTAG AACACGGAGAAGGTCTACAAGTTTTACATTACGAAGCTGGACAAAAATATGAGCCTCATTTTGACTACTTTCTTGATGAATTCAACACCCAAAATGGGGGCCAACGCATAGCTACTGTTCTCATGTATCT ATCAGATGTTGAAGAAGGGGGTGAAACTGTTTTTCCAGCAGCAAAGGGAAACTTCAGTTCCCGTCCGGGGTGGAACGAGTTGTCAGAATGTGCTAAAAAGGGCCTCTCTGTCAAACCAAAGATGGGCGATGCTTTGCTTTTCTGGAGCATGCGGCCTGATGCTTCTTTGGATCCGTCAAGTTTGCATG GTGGTTGCCCTGTGATTAAAGGGAACAAATGGTCGTCTACCAAGTGGATGCATGTTGGTGAATACAAGAATTAA